ATCAGTGAGAAGTGTCTTGCATCTATAATTAAACTACAAAGCATTTATAAAAAGCCtaatttaaaaactttaaataaaattaaactaACCCTATACAAAGTgcttttttgtgtgcttacaaaCGTTGCGTTTAAAGGAacctgttgccttggatcggtcaagtttgTCTATGTTAAGtgtttgaaaaccgtttgttataaaatgcatggttggaaagatgtttcaaaagtagaatataattttccacacaaaaaaacccaataaaggATGTTGTTATTGCTGATGCAGTGAAGACGTTGCTGCTGTGGTGGTTGTTAATGCAGTAGAAGCTTCTGTTGCTGCTGTACAAGTGGTGATTGTTGTTGCTGATCTAGGAGAGAGTTCCGTTGCTGCTGTGGTGGTTGCTGCATCGGTAACTGCTGTCCTAATTGATGCTGTGTTCTCTTCCATGGTTTCTGGTGATAACAAAAAGTCATCTTGAACTTCATGATATATTTAGTAAACCTGTCCTTTAGAAAATAGACATCATTTACATATAAAGTATTCCCTTTTATTTAGCCTGGTCCTTTTTGCTGACTGAGCTTTGTCAAAGGCAACTTTCACTGTCAAACTTGCATATTATTTCAGGGTAACCGAAAATAAGTTTTATAAATACCCATAGAGGTATCCCAGCAAGATCCTAGTTTTTTTAAAGTCTATATTATAGCTGTCACATCAGGGAAAATGAGCAATTGTAGGGTAGGGATCGAGAGCATAGAGATAAATATTCTGCTTAAAAATATTACCTTGTTCAGTTCCTTTGCTATCATCTTCTAGTTTTCTCAGCTCGGCCTGGCATTCTTCAAACGTCACCTTGAAGCGCTGAGTTGTTCCTGCCAATTTGAAGCGGACTGCCAGCTGCTCAGGTTGAGGTTCACCGTCCGATGCATCCATGGCCCGCCAGACCAGGGAGTTCTCCGAGCCTGCATTAGGGAGCAAGGCCATATCCTTGGTGATGTAGTGATTGGCACATACCTAGAGATGACAGAGATTGGAAAATCAGATATTCAGTTTTCCCAATCTGAAATAATGAAGTTGAGTTGTGTAAAAGAAATGTCAGAAACAAAACCAGTTGATGCTAAAAGAAAACAGTGATGTTCTGGCAGAAACCCTCCAAAATAAGACCCAGGTTTTGCTCACATTAATTAGTTGGTTACAGGTAGTATGTAGGTTCTTATATTTTGGGAAGGACCCTTAAATTGTAAAAAGGCATGTTAACTAAGCTGAATCCCCTAAAGATTGCCTGAAAGTGACTTTGGAGATTCAAATTTTCGTGCCGTCTGTTCGTGAATGCTACGGCCATATAGACTCCACTGTGACCTGCGCTCAGTGTGGATGGATTCGATGCTTTGTGAAAATACTGTGATAGTTTTTTCCTGTTTCTTACAAGGTAGACATCATGTTAAGCTGAAACTTTCGCTGCTAACTTTTTATATCTTTATTGATAATCCTGTAAAAACCAGCATTGCTCTGATAAAAAACATTATATATGCCCTGCAAAAGCCCTGCAAAATAATTAGGCCCTCAGGGCTGACTTGAAACATTATGCAGAGAAATAGCTTAAGGGGCTTTGAACcctattattacatgtattacagCTGTAATGAAAAGTGATATTCGAAGCTAAATGCCAGGTAgtcaacttgcgggtacaaccattttTGGGTaggagtgttggttctaaaaagaacctgTGTGGTCTCACCATTTAGAACGGTATATACCCTACACGTCTTCAAGAGAAACTGGActgctgatgatgatgatatctACAAGAACCAAGGAACACCAAGCACACAACAGCCTCATTAAAAACCTGGAAAATTAGCAATCAACAAACGTCGGCAAGAGCAAGACCACCGAATTCAACTGGAAGCAAGCCAAACTACTCTGCAGAATCagagaagcaataataaaaCAAGCCACACAAAACAGTTCCACAAGAATTCAAGTTATCAATGACATCTACTGGTCACCACAACTCAAATCAAATCCTTCCAACAGTAGCTCACCACAACACTGGCACACTACAGTGCATATACATATTCCAGCCGTTGACTCTTATGCATCAACCTCAAGAAGAGCTTGGATACTTCCCGCCGAACTACTCATCCCTTAAAACTATAGACCTACTAGCTCATTAGCAGTTctgcattctcctgaagatcaGCAGAGTACACTACTGGGAACCTTGAGCTCTGTTGTAACCCCCTGCTTtttccagagccaacactcctcacAGGAGAGACATGGTCATAGCCAATTGATAATAAGCAAACAGAGCATTGGTGCATGACTTTGCCTAATTACCCTGAACACCTGATCTCTCCTCATGAGGATCCGATATCGTCCCGTCTTAACATTCTGCAGAATCTTGATAACTCCGACCCCTCTATCCTTCCACTGGGATGAGGTCTTATCAGATCGGTAAAGCTTGGCACGGGAGCAGAACAGCTGGTTCTCGTCCTCTTCACCGGTAATCTTCTCCAACTGTTAACATGAAAACACAGGTTGAACTGATGAACTCTTAACATTAGCCTTGTACAAGTTTAGATGCTCAAGGCAGTCAAGATGCAGTAAACCCACCCGCATTCTCAAATACTAGGGACTACAGCATCTTAAGGAACACTTTCAACcaccattatctttaaacagTGTAGGTTTAACGTAAACCTCAGGAcggttgtgttttgtgtcgaacAAACAGTACCTGAACCGTTTAACGGAGCCACATCTCATTACTGACCTGTTCAGGGAGTTGAACGATTGGATCAAAGTGAATATCATCTCTCTCCTCGGTCACGCTGTCATCTATGCTACTCCCCGCCGCCTCCTCGTCCTTAGATGATGATTCAGCCTCACTCATCTCCTTCTGTTTCTGGGCGTGGCTGGCATTGGCATTACACAACAACTCCGAGAATGACTTTGAGATGTTTGGATCACAAGATTTGAAAGTTGGGGATTTGTCATCACCTGTTTTAATGACGGAGTGGACAGGAGAGAAAGAATCATATATTTGTTCAACTTGGATttcacaagaaaacaaaaaacaaaaccaaaacaaaactttcagaGGATGGTCCCGTTTATGAAATAGCAGTGCACAAGGGTTAACCCTGTGCCATCACAATTTTTGTGCAATTATACCATAGCTAACTTTGATTGGTAAGCAGTTAGCAACAGCTGAAGAAATGAGAGTAGCATTAATCTACCCCTACCCTAAACCTTGTGTGTACTTAAACCTGTATTCTTCCTTAATCCATAAAATTACAATGAGTTGCGGTCAGATTGGTGTAGACTATGGTGTCTAGCCTCGCCTTTTACTTGGACCCTGGTTCGTATCCCACCAGGGTACTGTGttgattgggtttttagtccctatGTGCATgacttgactgcgtgggttttccctggaataattctctggggttttccttttacatcttttaaaaacctaaatttcttcattgtcttttctcttGGCTTAAGAGCGTTAAGAATAAATTTTCCACACCAAATTATTTGTGGACCGTGTACAGTTTTTATCTTCCAGTATGAGGGGCATCATTACCTGTAAAACATGTCCAGTTATTTTGGTTCAACTTGGCTAATCATACTGGGTGAATTCGAATGACTGTTAATAAGTGATGGTTAAAATACACAAGAAAATGGAGCTTCATCGGGTAACAATATTACAATATAGCATCTTTTTGGTCCTCACCTTGTGTTGCAGCATCTCGCTCTTCTCCACCTTgtgttggtttgttttgttcatcttCATCTTTTTCATCAACTTGTTCCATGGCATCTTGCTCTTTTTCTTCATCACCGTTTGCACCTTCATCCTCCTCCCCCTCATCAACACCATCGTCATCTTCATCGTCATCTTCCTTGACATCTCCGTCAACATTTGGGTCTTCGTTCTCAGCTTTCTCTGTCTTATCCTCTTTGTTGTCCCCATCTTTAATCTTGACTGCATCTCCTCCTCCTGTCTTCATGTCCTCCTGGGCTGCTTCAACTGCCTCCTTGAACTGCTGGGCCAACTTTTCCGTTCTGAATCTCACAGCCAACTGTTCCATATGGACTTCATCCTCAGATGCATCCATTGCCATCCAGGCCAAAGATTTTGTCGATCCAGCCATCGACTGCAACTTCAGATCCGGAGTGACAAAGTGATTGGCACAGACCTTCAAGACTTGCTCTCTTCGCATGACAATGCGATATTTTTTGGTGTCTGGGTTGGACAGGACTTTGATGTCCCCGATACCACGCTCTTTCCATTGAGTCGACTCCTTGTTGTAGCGGAACAGCTTGGCTCGATGACTGAATCTTACCTCCTCGCCTTCTTCGCCGGTTCTCACCTCCATACATTCTGGCAGCTCAATGAAGGGGTCACCATCTTCAGGAGATTTTGGCTTGACCGTTGATTTCTCAGGAGCTTCTTGTTGAGTTTTGCTGACATCCATGCGGAAGGAGAATAGAGATCCCTTTGTTTTGGCCATGTCAGCAAAGTTAAAACCCATGGATTTTTCCTCACTATGCATGGACAATGCTGGAGGTGCACTGCTCTTGGGAGTTTGTGATGAAAGGCTTACTGCTCCAAAAGCAGATCCTGTATGAATCTGGCTCTTGGAAGGGGCAGCTATGGGAGGGGCAGCTGTGGCATGGGCAGCTGTGGAAGGGACAGCTGTGGAGGGGGTAGCTGTGGTAGGGGCAGCTGTGGAAGGGGCTGCTGCAACAGGTTCAGTCTTAGGGGATGTTAGGTTCATTGTGCCGACTGTAAAGCCATCATTGGGCGATTTTGACTGCACAACTGGTTGATTGGGCTGATCACCGGCTGCAACAAGATCATACTTCTGGAATCCACTTCCGAAGGTGAATTTGCTGGTAGGAGTTGCAACTTGTTTCTCTGTAGGAGCCATCAATACGGTATCAGATGATGTCGATGGTCCTCCAAACACAAAGCCTATTCCCTCCTTGGTCGGTGGGACCTCTTTTTGTTGGTCTTTTGGTTTAACTGGGGTCAGCGGTTGGGGCTGGCTCTTGGAGGGAGCTGCTGTTGAAGGGGCGGCTGTGGAAGAGACAGCTGTGGAAGGGGTAGCTGTGGTAGGGGCAGCTGTGGAATGGGCTGCTGCAACAGGTTCAGTCTTAGGGGATGTTAGGTTCATTGTGCCGACTGTAAAGCCATCACTGGGCGATTTTGACTGCACAACTGGTTGATTGGGCTGATCACCGGCTGCAACAAGATCATACTTCTGGAATCCACTTCCGAAGGTGAATTTGCTGGTAGGAGTTGCGTCTTGTTTCTCTTTAGGAGCCATCAATACGGTATCAGATGATGTCGATGGTCCTCCAAACACAAAGCCTATTCCCTCCTTGGTCGGTGGGACCTCTTTTTGTTGGTCTTTTGGTTTAACTGGGGTCAGCGGTTGGGGCTGGCTCTTGGAGGGTGCTGCTGTTGAAGGGGCGGCTGTGGAAGAGACAGCTGTGGAAGGGGTAGCTGTGGTAGGGGCAGCTGTGGAATGGGCTGCTGCAACAGGTTCAGTCTTAGGGGATGTTAGGTTCATTGTGCCGACTGTAAAGCCATCACTGGGCGATTTTGACTGCACAACTGGTTGATTGGGCTGATCACCGGCTGCAACAAGATCATACTTCTGGAATCCACTTCCGAAGGTGAATTTGCTGGTAGGAGTTGCGTCTTGTTTCTCTTTAGGAGCCATCAATACGGTATCAGATGATGTCGATGGTCCTCCAAACACAAAGCCTATTCCCTCCTCAGTCGGTGGGACCTCTTTTTGTTGGTCTTTTGGTTTAACTGGGGTCAGCGGTTGGGGCTGGCTCTTGGAGGGAGCTGCTGTTGAAGGGGCGGCTGTGGAAGAGACAGCTGTGGAAGGGGTAGCTGTGGTAGGGGCAGCTGTGGAAGGGTCTGCTGCAACAGGTTCACTCTTAGGGGGCGTTATGTTCGTTGCGCAGAATGTAAAGCCACCACTAGGTAATTTTGACTGCACAACTGGTTGATTGGGCTGATCGCCATCTGCACCAAGATCATTCTTCTGGAATCCACTTCCGAAGGTGAATTTGCTGGTAGGAGTTGCAACTTGTTTCTCTGTAGGAGCCATCAATACGGTATCAGATGATGTCGATGGTCCTCCAAACACAAAGCCTATTCCCTCCTTGGTCGGTGGGACCTCTTTTTGTTGGTCTTTTGGTTTAACTGGGGTCAGCGGTTGGGGCTGGCTCTTGGAGGGAGCTGCTGTTGAAGGGGCGGCTGTGGAAGAGACAGCTGTGGAAGGGGTAGCTGTGGTAGGGGCAGCTGTGGAATGGGCTGCTGCAACAGGTTCAGTCTTAGGGGATGTTAGGTTCATTGTGCCGACTGTAAAGCCATCACTGGGCGATTTTGACTGCACAACTGGTTGATTGGGCTGATCACCGGCTGCAACAAGATCATACTTCTGGAATCCACTTCCGAAGGTGAATTTGCTGGTAGGAGTTGCGTCTTGTTTCTCTTTAGGAGCCATCAATACGGTATCAGATGATGTCGATGGTCCTCCAAACACAAAGCCTATTCCCTCCTTGGTCGGTGGGACCTCTTTTTGTTGGTCTTTTGGTTTAACTGGGGTCAGCGGTTGGGGCTGGCTCTTGGAGGGTGCTGCTGTTGAAGGGGCGGCTGTGGAAGAGACAGCTGTGGAAGGGGTAGCTGTGGTAGGGGCAGCTGTGGAATGGGCTGCTGCAACAGGTTCAGTCTTAGGGGATGTTAGGTTCATTGTGCCGACTGTAAAGCCATCACTGGGCGATTTTGACTGCACAACTGGTTGATTGGGCTGATCACCGGCTGCAACAAGATCATACTTCTGGAATCCACTTCCGAAGGTGAATTTGCTGGTAGGAGTTGCGTCTTGTTTCTCTTTAGGAGCCATCAATACGGTATCAGATGATGTCGATGGTCCTCCAAACACAAAGCCTATTCCCTCCTCAGTCGGTGGGACCTCTTTTTGTTGGTCTTTTGGTTTAACTGGGGTCAGCGGTTGGGGCTGGCTCTTGGAGGGAGCTGCTGTTGAAGGGGCGGCTGTGGAAGAGACAGCTGTGGAAGGGGTAGCTGTGGTAGGGGCAGCTGTGGAAGGGTCTGCTGCAACAGGTTCACTCTTAGGGGGCGTTATGTTCGTTGCACAGAATGTAAAGCCACCACTAGGTAATTTTGACTGCACAACTGGTTGATTGGGCTGATCGCCATCTGCACCAAGATCATTCTTCTGGAATCCACTTCCGAAGGTGAATTTGCTGGTAGGAGTTGCAACTTGTTTCTCTGTAGGAGCCATCAATACGGTATCAGATGATGTCGATGGTCCTCCAAACACAAAGCCTATTCCCTCCTCGGTCGGTGGGACCTCTTTTTGTTGGTCTTTTGGTTTAACTGGGGTCAGCGGTTGGGGCTGGCTCTTGGAGGGTGCTGCTGTTGAAGGGGCGGCTGTGGAAGAGACAGCTGTGGAAAGGGTAGCTGTGGTAGGGGCAGCTGTGGAATGGGCTGCTGCAACAGGTTCAGTCTTAGGGGATGTTAGGTTCATTGTGCCGACTGTAAAGCCATCACTGGGCGATTTTGACTGCACAACTGGTTGATTGGGCTGATCACCGGCTGCAACAAGATCATACTTCTGGAATCCACTTCCGAAGGTGAATTTGCTGGTAGGAGTTGCGTCTTGTTTCTCTTTAGGAGCCATCAATACGGTATCAGATGATGTCGATGGTCCTCCAAACACAAAGCCTATTCCCTCCTCAGTCGGTGGGACCTCTTTTTGTTGGTCTTTTGGTTTAACTGGGGTCAGCGGTTGGGGCTGGCTCTTGGAGGGAGCTGCTGTTGAAGGGGCGGCTGTGGAAGAGACAGCTGTGGAAGGGGTAGCTGTGGTAGGGGCAGCTGTGGAAGGGTCTGCTGCAACAGGTTCACTCTTAGGGGGCGTTATGTTCGTTGCGCAGAATGTAAAGCCACCACTAGGTAATTTTGACTGCACAACTGGTTGATTGGGCTGATCGCCATCTGCACCAAGATCATTCTTCTGGAATCCACTTCCGAAGGTGAATTTGCTGGTAGGAGTTGCAACTTGTTTCTCTGTAGGAGCCATCAATACGGTATCAGATGATGTCGATGGTCCTCCAAACACAAAGCCTATTCCCTCCTTGGTCGGTGGG
The sequence above is a segment of the Asterias amurensis chromosome 12, ASM3211899v1 genome. Coding sequences within it:
- the LOC139945580 gene encoding uncharacterized protein isoform X3, producing MPSWQQPISLSEIVTFVSKMADKISDPPDGIIVRNKMECGICKKRLKTPKVLQCLHNFCENCLVYQGSFCVWSGSWSITCPLCKQTTKTPGCGVQNLETNFHLIGQLEDALVKEELLTEEFSQPACDLCDLEKGAMSRCLDCCMYMCLTCKTAHRRIAALSKHTVASLDELCLGEVTKTFRREKRTEECPNDHRFFCETCNDVVCKDCPEIDLRSVRSISPGWRGASQHKFVKIESAASSKRNITKQMITSLQKALGDYRSTLETIAADRANLERQSLGLREQVREAVRIIRKNIKEEKARLFKEIADIQQRKKKTLQECEKNLKAAMQRMSDSLEMAIDATDTASDQDFLGLVSLINNNLKDLMSNRPNAIYSGLPWWWLNRENSGHIGSLKHPNGRSYSDFVHGELFGSVQQRVGFKVSGAKGFAFAKAGAQLFGSGGDNYAGGDKKQDSNYDPIIPKPTTEELIAKYQPKPGSWQCDCCWLNNEETALTCISCTAPKPGAATPLATQQLSTLPKLSGASRQNDSLPSSGISGAKGFAFAKAGAQLFGSGGDNYAGGDKKQDPNYDPIIPKLVDTTTGEEDEEIMYKQRARLYRYAKELNVWKERGIGEVKLMRHKDNGGLRLLMRPEKVLKECANHRITDDIKLESLKSSDRTWVWHALDYSEDEPCHEQFAIKFKTPELAVEFKQRFEELRAKRKREQTIEELIAKYQPKAGSWQCGGCWLHNKETAMTCISCKAPKPVALTPSGTQQLSTLSKLAGASQQKESLPSSGNKFKFGSVRGFSLAGMQTSDRSSKPAEFGAFGQLSTFLKTPSDKPKDQQKEVPPTKKGTGFAFGAAGDLSAQTPKSNGFRSFGQPSTFSKNPSDTGLFGGGPSTSSDTMAPKEKQVATPTSNFTFGSEFQKNDLGADGDQPNQPVVQSKLPSGGFTFCATNITPPKSEPVAADPSTAAPTTATPSTAVSSTAAPSTAAPSKSQPQPLTPVKPKDQQKEVPPTEEGIGFVFGGPSTSSDTVLMAPKEKQDATPTSKFTFGSGFQKYDLVAAGDQPNQPVVQSKSPSDGFTVGTMNLTSPKTEPVAAAHSTAAPTTATPSTAVSSTAAPSTAAPSKSQPQPLTPVKPKDQQKEVPPTEEGIGFVFGGPSTSSDTVLMAPKEKQDATPTSKFTFGSGFQKYDLVAAGDQPNQPVVQSKSPSDGFTVGTMNLTSPKTEPVAAAHSTAAPTTATPSTAVSSTAAPSTAAPSKSQPQPLTPVKPKDQQKEVPPTKEGIGFVFGGPSTSSDTVLMAPTEKQVATPTSKFTFGSGFQKNDLGADGDQPNQPVVQSKLPSGGFTFCATNITPPKSEPVAADPSTAAPTTATPSTAVSSTAAPSTAAPSKSQPQPLTPVKPKDQQKEVPPTEEGIGFVFGGPSTSSDTVLMAPKEKQDATPTSKFTFGSGFQKYDLVAAGDQPNQPVVQSKSPSDGFTVGTMNLTSPKTEPVAAAHSTAAPTTATPSTAVSSTAAPSTAAPSKSQPQPLTPVKPKDQQKEVPPTKEGIGFVFGGPSTSSDTVLMAPKEKQDATPTSKFTFGSGFQKYDLVAAGDQPNQPVVQSKSPSDGFTVGTMNLTSPKTEPVAAAHSTAAPTTATPSTAVSSTAAPSTAAPSKSQPQPLTPVKPKDQQKEVPPTKEGIGFVFGGPSTSSDTVLMAPTEKQVATPTSKFTFGSGFQKNDLGADGDQPNQPVVQSKLPSGGFTFCATNITPPKSEPVAADPSTAAPTTATPSTAVSSTAAPSTAAPSKSQPQPLTPVKPKDQQKEVPPTEEGIGFVFGGPSTSSDTVLMAPKEKQDATPTSKFTFGSGFQKYDLVAAGDQPNQPVVQSKSPSDGFTVGTMNLTSPKTEPVAAAHSTAAPTTATLSTAVSSTAAPSTAAPSKSQPQPLTPVKPKDQQKEVPPTEEGIGFVFGGPSTSSDTVLMAPTEKQVATPTSKFTFGSGFQKNDLGADGDQPNQPVVQSKLPSGGFTFCATNITPPKSEPVAADPSTAAPTTATPSTAVSSTAAPSTAAPSKSQPQPLTPVKPKDQQKEVPPTEEGIGFVFGGPSTSSDTVLMAPKEKQDATPTSKFTFGSGFQKYDLVAAGDQPNQPVVQSKSPSDGFTVGTMNLTSPKTEPVAAAHSTAAPTTATPSTAVSSTAAPSTAAPSKSQPQPLTPVKPKDQQKEVPPTKEGIGFVFGGPSTSSDTVLMAPKEKQDATPTSKFTFGSGFQKYDLVAAGDQPNQPVVQSKSPSDGFTVGTMNLTSPKTEPVAAAHSTAAPTTATPSTAVSSTAAPSTAAPSKSQPQPLTPVKPKDQQKEVPPTKEGIGFVFGGPSTSSDTVLMAPTEKQVATPTSKFTFGSGFQKNDLGADGDQPNQPVVQSKLPSGGFTFCATNITPPKSEPVAADPSTAAPTTATPSTAVSSTAAPSTAAPSKSQPQPLTPVKPKDQQKEVPPTEEGIGFVFGGPSTSSDTVLMAPKEKQDATPTSKFTFGSGFQKYDLVAAGDQPNQPVVQSKSPSDGFTVGTMNLTSPKTEPVAAAHSTAAPTTATPSTAVSSTAAPSTAAPSKSQPQPLTPVKPKDQQKEVPPTKEGIGFVFGGPSTSSDTVLMAPKEKQDATPTSKFTFGSGFQKYDLVAAGDQPNQPVVQSKSPSDGFTVGTMNLTSPKTEPVAAAHSTAAPTTATPSTAVSSTAAPSTAAPSKSQPQPLTPVKPKDQQKEVPPTKEGIGFVFGGPSTSSDTVLMAPTEKQVATPTSKFTFGSGFQKYDLVAAGDQPNQPVVQSKSPNDGFTVGTMNLTSPKTEPVAAAPSTAAPTTATPSTAVPSTAAHATAAPPIAAPSKSQIHTGSAFGAVSLSSQTPKSSAPPALSMHSEEKSMGFNFADMAKTKGSLFSFRMDVSKTQQEAPEKSTVKPKSPEDGDPFIELPECMEVRTGEEGEEVRFSHRAKLFRYNKESTQWKERGIGDIKVLSNPDTKKYRIVMRREQVLKVCANHFVTPDLKLQSMAGSTKSLAWMAMDASEDEVHMEQLAVRFRTEKLAQQFKEAVEAAQEDMKTGGGDAVKIKDGDNKEDKTEKAENEDPNVDGDVKEDDDEDDDGVDEGEEDEGANGDEEKEQDAMEQVDEKDEDEQNKPTQGGEERDAATQGDDKSPTFKSCDPNISKSFSELLCNANASHAQKQKEMSEAESSSKDEEAAGSSIDDSVTEERDDIHFDPIVQLPEQLEKITGEEDENQLFCSRAKLYRSDKTSSQWKDRGVGVIKILQNVKTGRYRILMRRDQVFRVCANHYITKDMALLPNAGSENSLVWRAMDASDGEPQPEQLAVRFKLAGTTQRFKVTFEECQAELRKLEDDSKGTEQETMEENTASIRTAVTDAATTTAATELSPRSATTITTCTAATEASTALTTTTAATSSLHQQ